The Chryseobacterium aureum genome contains a region encoding:
- a CDS encoding helix-turn-helix domain-containing protein: MKTQQNQQFSEELVTIATENEFLTIEQASKFLGYKIKTLYKKNSQGEIPYYNPTGGKVLYLKRELEEWIKNGRQKSGQGMGQFINYLTKKAA, encoded by the coding sequence ATGAAAACACAACAAAACCAGCAATTTAGTGAAGAATTAGTAACTATTGCTACAGAAAATGAATTCCTGACAATCGAACAGGCTTCAAAGTTTTTAGGTTATAAAATCAAAACTCTATACAAGAAGAATAGTCAAGGTGAAATCCCGTACTATAACCCAACAGGTGGCAAAGTCCTTTATTTAAAGAGAGAATTGGAAGAGTGGATTAAAAACGGAAGGCAAAAATCGGGTCAAGGTATGGGGCAGTTTATTAACTATTTAACAAAAAAAGCAGCTTAA
- a CDS encoding site-specific integrase: MATYKRILKNKPNANGTLPIIFRVYKDDLNSEFSTPFRIQKSQWDVNNLLVKSNYQGYKGINDTLNQISDKLAVVINRLESEGNFFTAKDIVDELKKGFIDRKSKKITNFIEILGELKKTKKANSANIVRDTINKLKQFRGDDIPVSTINFEFVKGYDGFLALTHDVGGLGVRMRDLRARYNEAVKLGLVDDLQPFKHYSIKVNKNKRRIAITKEEIDKFFAFNYDEYPRYKLSYLTFVFSYYSAGMNFTDVCKLKKGQIGDELSYKRSKTSKPIKVPLYERTKEILKELLTVPKESNGYVFPYLTDFHQSDSQINNRIKKTRTQYNKDIKFIAGKVGITANLTSYVVRHSFATILYHSGNVPIELIKELLGHDNVAITEAYLKEFSTDAMKQLTEQYL, translated from the coding sequence ATGGCAACTTACAAACGAATTTTAAAGAATAAACCTAATGCAAATGGAACTTTACCGATTATCTTTAGGGTTTACAAAGATGATTTGAACTCAGAGTTCTCTACACCCTTTAGGATTCAAAAATCTCAATGGGATGTTAATAATTTACTGGTTAAAAGTAATTATCAGGGTTATAAGGGGATTAATGATACTTTAAATCAAATCTCTGATAAGTTAGCAGTTGTGATAAACAGACTTGAATCGGAAGGGAATTTCTTTACAGCAAAGGACATTGTTGATGAGTTGAAGAAAGGTTTTATTGACAGGAAGAGTAAGAAAATTACTAATTTCATTGAGATTTTGGGAGAGTTGAAGAAGACTAAGAAGGCTAATAGTGCTAACATAGTTAGAGATACTATTAACAAGCTTAAGCAGTTTAGAGGTGATGATATACCTGTTTCAACAATAAATTTTGAATTTGTAAAGGGGTATGATGGCTTTTTGGCATTGACACATGATGTAGGAGGTTTGGGAGTTAGAATGAGGGATTTAAGAGCAAGGTACAATGAAGCTGTCAAACTGGGGCTTGTTGATGATTTACAGCCTTTCAAACACTATTCTATAAAAGTAAATAAGAATAAAAGGAGGATAGCAATCACAAAGGAGGAGATTGATAAGTTCTTTGCTTTTAATTACGATGAATACCCAAGGTATAAACTATCTTATTTAACATTTGTATTTTCGTACTATTCAGCAGGGATGAACTTTACGGATGTTTGTAAATTGAAAAAAGGACAGATAGGGGATGAGCTTAGTTACAAGAGAAGTAAAACATCAAAGCCAATCAAAGTACCACTTTACGAAAGAACAAAAGAAATTTTAAAGGAGCTTTTAACAGTCCCGAAAGAAAGTAACGGTTATGTTTTCCCTTATCTTACTGACTTCCACCAGAGTGATTCACAGATTAATAATAGGATAAAGAAGACCAGAACACAGTACAATAAGGATATTAAGTTTATAGCTGGAAAAGTTGGAATTACTGCAAATCTTACTTCGTATGTGGTAAGGCATTCATTTGCTACAATTCTTTATCATAGTGGAAATGTGCCTATTGAGCTGATAAAAGAGTTATTGGGGCATGATAATGTAGCAATTACGGAGGCTTATTTGAAAGAGTTTAGTACGGATGCAATGAAACAGTTAACAGAACAGTATTTGTAA